A portion of the Saccharospirillaceae bacterium genome contains these proteins:
- a CDS encoding OmpA family protein, with product MLSSLPLQAAEPLQFGGSLDRAEWSLSGSVFECRFAQKIPEYGNAVFYHQAGEDVYFQLETIRNLMDYSQAQVSILPPYWQPSGKTENLGSAKIVKGKPNLNLDHERTNQFLHALMEGQWPTISHKTYYDDQRFIRVQISASAFDEFYLDYLECVKQLLPVNFDQVARSKVFFGSNEKATDKTDTDILDRIIFYMKNDPRVFAVYLDGHSDNQGRRYDQRQISKARVEDVERYFIKQGINPEMITTRFHGGRYPVASNKTAKGRAENRRVTIRIEQREDMPIPDDLLFKLPPRADRR from the coding sequence ATGTTGTCTTCACTGCCACTGCAGGCTGCTGAGCCGCTGCAGTTTGGTGGCAGCCTGGACAGAGCTGAGTGGTCGTTGAGCGGTTCGGTGTTTGAATGTCGTTTCGCTCAGAAAATCCCGGAATACGGTAATGCAGTGTTTTATCATCAGGCCGGTGAGGATGTGTACTTTCAGCTCGAGACCATTCGCAATCTGATGGACTACAGCCAGGCGCAGGTGAGTATTTTGCCACCATACTGGCAGCCCAGCGGCAAAACAGAGAACCTCGGCAGCGCTAAGATTGTTAAGGGAAAGCCCAATCTTAATCTTGATCATGAGCGTACCAATCAGTTTTTACATGCCTTAATGGAGGGCCAGTGGCCAACCATCAGCCACAAAACCTATTATGACGACCAGCGTTTTATTCGTGTTCAGATCTCGGCCTCGGCGTTTGATGAATTTTATCTCGATTACCTTGAGTGCGTAAAACAACTGTTACCCGTTAACTTCGATCAAGTGGCCCGCTCAAAAGTATTTTTTGGCAGCAATGAAAAAGCGACTGATAAAACCGATACCGATATTCTCGACCGCATTATTTTTTACATGAAAAACGATCCGCGGGTATTTGCGGTATATCTGGATGGCCATTCCGACAACCAGGGGCGTCGTTACGATCAGCGTCAGATATCCAAGGCCCGCGTGGAAGATGTTGAGCGCTACTTTATCAAGCAAGGGATCAACCCGGAGATGATTACCACTCGGTTCCACGGCGGGCGTTATCCGGTTGCTTCCAATAAAACCGCCAAAGGTCGGGCAGAGAACCGTCGGGTAACCATCCGCATAGAACAACGTGAGGATATGCCGATTCCTGATGATCTGTTGTTTAAACTGCCACCCCGTGCGGACCGCCGCTAG
- the rnt gene encoding ribonuclease T, with protein sequence MSDDKQPKSLMAQRFRGFLPVVVDVETGGFNARTDALLEIAMVTLRMDDDGYLHPHETLSANIHPFDGANLEKEALDFTGIDPFDPERDAEFEIDVLSEMFQTIRREIKNYGCNRAVLVGHNAHFDHSFLREAVDRNDIKRDPFHPFSSFDTASIAAIALGQTVLAKSCKTAGIDFDNSSAHSAEYDTFKTAELFCFIVNRYKDLGGWPLDLGHAIEEEE encoded by the coding sequence ATGAGTGACGATAAGCAGCCTAAATCCTTAATGGCGCAACGCTTCCGCGGTTTTCTACCGGTGGTTGTCGACGTTGAAACCGGCGGATTTAACGCACGGACCGATGCCCTGCTGGAAATCGCCATGGTAACACTGCGTATGGATGACGACGGCTATTTGCACCCGCATGAAACACTGTCAGCCAATATTCATCCATTTGATGGCGCCAACCTGGAAAAAGAGGCACTGGATTTCACCGGAATTGATCCGTTTGACCCGGAGCGCGATGCCGAGTTTGAAATCGACGTGTTAAGCGAAATGTTCCAGACAATTCGCCGCGAGATAAAAAACTACGGTTGTAATCGGGCCGTGTTAGTGGGTCACAACGCGCATTTTGACCATAGCTTTCTGCGCGAAGCGGTTGACCGTAACGATATCAAGCGCGATCCATTTCATCCGTTTTCCTCATTTGATACCGCGTCCATTGCGGCAATCGCACTCGGACAAACGGTATTGGCGAAATCCTGTAAAACAGCCGGCATCGATTTTGACAACAGCTCGGCTCACAGCGCTGAGTACGATACGTTTAAAACAGCCGAATTATTCTGCTTTATTGTTAATCGCTATAAAGACCTGGGTGGATGGCCATTAGATCTCGGCCACGCGATCGAAGAGGAAGAATAA
- a CDS encoding YacL family protein produces the protein MEYQFYQGNRGPVAELSMEQAAIGRWLSDEIGNDTDRVSGLLHNIEQIQEGIFEALDIDGKEFMLSLNRDEVEVKANSIAGNFDDDSQEQMSADGLSFYDSEDIAGCGLDDFKDLLIAWLEYCSG, from the coding sequence TTGGAGTATCAATTTTATCAGGGAAACAGAGGCCCGGTTGCAGAATTGTCGATGGAACAAGCTGCGATTGGCCGCTGGCTGAGCGACGAAATTGGTAACGATACCGACCGCGTCTCTGGTTTATTGCATAATATTGAACAAATTCAGGAAGGTATTTTCGAAGCGCTGGATATTGATGGCAAAGAATTTATGTTGTCGCTGAATCGCGATGAGGTAGAAGTCAAAGCCAATAGCATCGCTGGAAACTTTGACGATGACAGCCAAGAACAGATGAGCGCAGACGGACTCAGTTTCTACGACAGTGAAGATATTGCAGGTTGTGGCCTTGATGACTTTAAAGACTTACTGATCGCCTGGCTGGAGTATTGCTCTGGCTAA
- a CDS encoding argininosuccinate synthase, with product MSDIKKVVLAYSGGLDTSVIAKWLQEEYQCEVVTFTADLGQGEEVEPARAKAEALGIKEIYIDDLREEFARDFVFPMFRANTIYEGEYLLGTSIARPLIAKRLIEIANETGADAIAHGATGKGNDQVRFELGAYALKPGVKVIAPWRDWDLTSRETLMAYCDEHGIEVEKKAGKKSPYSMDANLLHISYEGDILENPWNEPEEDMWLWTKAPEQAKDEPTYLTISFKNGDPVAIDGVEKSPATIMEELNKTAGENGVGRVDIVENRYVGMKARGCYETPAGTVLLKAHRAIESITLDREAMHLKDELMPKYAKLIYNGYWWSPERAMLQAAIDETQKVVNGDVRLKLYKGNVIVVGRQSEDTLFDEAIATFEDDAGAYDQADAAGFIKLNALRLRTAAKKGRSPL from the coding sequence ATGTCAGACATCAAAAAAGTGGTGTTGGCCTATTCCGGTGGTTTAGACACCTCGGTAATTGCTAAGTGGCTGCAAGAAGAATATCAGTGCGAAGTGGTGACGTTTACTGCTGACCTGGGTCAGGGTGAAGAAGTTGAACCAGCGCGTGCCAAAGCTGAAGCGCTGGGTATCAAAGAAATCTATATCGACGACCTGCGTGAAGAATTCGCCCGTGACTTCGTATTCCCGATGTTCCGTGCAAACACCATTTACGAAGGTGAGTACTTGTTGGGTACTTCGATTGCTCGTCCACTGATCGCTAAGCGTCTGATTGAGATTGCCAACGAAACCGGAGCTGATGCGATTGCTCACGGTGCAACCGGTAAAGGTAACGACCAGGTTCGTTTTGAATTAGGTGCGTACGCACTGAAGCCTGGCGTTAAAGTGATTGCTCCATGGCGTGACTGGGATCTGACGTCCCGTGAAACGTTGATGGCCTATTGTGATGAGCACGGCATTGAAGTTGAGAAGAAGGCCGGCAAGAAGTCGCCTTATTCTATGGATGCTAACCTGCTGCATATTTCTTACGAAGGTGACATTCTGGAAAATCCTTGGAATGAACCTGAAGAAGATATGTGGTTGTGGACCAAGGCACCAGAGCAGGCCAAAGATGAGCCAACCTATCTAACCATCAGTTTCAAAAACGGTGATCCGGTAGCGATCGACGGTGTTGAAAAATCACCAGCAACCATTATGGAAGAGCTGAATAAAACGGCGGGTGAAAACGGCGTCGGTCGTGTTGATATCGTAGAAAACCGTTACGTTGGTATGAAAGCCCGTGGTTGTTACGAAACCCCAGCCGGTACTGTATTGCTCAAAGCACACCGTGCCATTGAGTCGATTACTCTGGACCGTGAAGCGATGCACCTGAAAGATGAACTGATGCCGAAATACGCTAAGTTGATTTATAACGGTTACTGGTGGTCTCCTGAGCGTGCGATGCTTCAAGCTGCAATTGATGAAACTCAGAAAGTGGTAAACGGTGATGTTCGTCTGAAGCTTTATAAAGGCAATGTCATTGTTGTTGGACGTCAGTCTGAAGACACATTGTTCGATGAAGCCATCGCTACTTTCGAAGACGATGCGGGCGCTTACGATCAGGCAGATGCTGCAGGTTTCATTAAACTGAATGCGCTGCGTTTACGCACTGCAGCGAAAAAGGGTCGTAGCCCGCTGTAA
- the pyrC gene encoding dihydroorotase: MTERLTITRPDDWHLHLRDGAVLQHTVPATARVMGRSIIMPNLQPPVMTAEQALDYRGRILSKVPQGLNFNPLMVLYLTDNTTPEMIREAKEAGHIVAVKLYPAGATTNSDSGVTDLSKLDELAAALAEHDIKLLVHGEVTHSDVDIFDREKRFLDEILVPLASRHPSLKMVVEHITTKDAAEFVESQGDNVAATITVQHLAYNRNHMLVGGIKPHFYCLPILKRNIHQQALQEAAVSGSPKFFLGTDSAPHAKGAKESACGCAGCFTAYAAIELYAEIFEDLGALDKLEGFASHFGPDFYGLPRNSDEITLIKQNWQAPTEMPFGDDIIVPLRAGETLRWKLDY, encoded by the coding sequence ATGACTGAGCGTTTAACCATTACCCGTCCTGACGACTGGCACTTGCACCTGCGCGATGGCGCCGTGTTGCAACATACCGTGCCAGCCACAGCCCGTGTCATGGGGCGTTCGATTATTATGCCAAACCTTCAGCCACCAGTCATGACGGCAGAACAGGCTCTGGATTATCGCGGCCGCATCCTGTCAAAAGTACCACAGGGACTGAACTTCAACCCATTAATGGTGCTCTACCTTACCGACAATACGACGCCAGAAATGATCCGCGAGGCAAAAGAAGCCGGTCACATCGTGGCAGTCAAGTTGTATCCCGCCGGTGCAACCACTAACTCCGATTCGGGCGTTACCGACCTGAGCAAGCTGGACGAACTCGCTGCTGCGCTGGCCGAACACGACATCAAGTTACTGGTTCACGGTGAAGTCACGCATTCCGATGTTGATATTTTTGACCGCGAGAAACGCTTCCTCGATGAAATTCTGGTGCCATTGGCCAGCAGACACCCTAGTCTGAAAATGGTGGTGGAACACATCACCACAAAAGATGCTGCTGAGTTTGTAGAAAGTCAGGGAGATAACGTCGCGGCCACTATTACCGTGCAACACCTGGCCTATAACCGAAATCACATGCTGGTTGGTGGTATAAAACCTCATTTTTACTGCCTCCCCATCCTAAAGCGCAATATCCACCAGCAAGCATTACAGGAAGCGGCGGTCAGTGGCAGTCCTAAATTCTTCCTCGGTACCGACTCAGCTCCCCACGCAAAGGGCGCGAAAGAAAGTGCCTGTGGCTGCGCGGGCTGTTTCACGGCCTACGCCGCTATTGAGCTCTACGCTGAAATTTTTGAAGATCTGGGCGCGCTGGATAAACTTGAGGGTTTTGCCAGCCACTTTGGCCCGGATTTTTATGGCTTGCCGCGTAATTCAGATGAAATCACACTGATCAAACAAAACTGGCAAGCACCGACGGAAATGCCTTTTGGCGATGATATCATCGTACCCTTACGCGCCGGTGAAACCCTGCGCTGGAAACTGGACTATTAA